A single genomic interval of Cucumis sativus cultivar 9930 chromosome 7, Cucumber_9930_V3, whole genome shotgun sequence harbors:
- the LOC101218635 gene encoding polyol transporter 5: MADRQHETSSISYHSAPPPTNKPKRNYYAFACSTMASMASVLLGYDIGVMSGAVIFIQKDFQISDVKLEILVGIISLYAIIGTAAAGRISDWIGRRYTMGLAAAFFFVGAILMGLSTNYSFLMFGRFFAGIGIGFASLIAPVYTTEISPAASRGCFTSFPEIFINVGILLGYVSNFAFSKLPTHLSWRFMLGIGAIPSIILAIVVLIMPESPRWLVMKGRISDAKRILDRTSVSIEESQQRLLDIKLAAGIPLNFSGTDHDPNLIPPLSNSTTKGESVWKELFIHPTPPVRHILIAAIGLHFFQQASGNDGVVLYSPRIFEKAGITSSDHKLLATVAVGIVKTAFILVATFFLDRMGRRPCILTSVAGQTVSLATLGFSLTIINNSHEKVKWAIVLCIAMVLSNVSFFSIGLGPMASVYTSEIFPLRLRALGVSVAIMANRITSGVVTMTFLSLYHAVTIGGAFFLFAGISAVSWLFFYVVFPETRGQNLEDVEKLFGNFPWRMKKSKDTTNIEVELRG; the protein is encoded by the exons ATGGCTGACCGGCAACATGAAACCTCCTCAATTTCCTACCACTCCGCTCCTCCTCCCACCAACAAACCTAAACGAAACTACTATGCTTTTGCTTGTTCAACCATGGCTTCCATGGCTTCCGTCTTACTCGGCTACG aTATCGGTGTAATGAGTGGAGCagtaattttcattcaaaaggATTTTCAGATCTCCGACGTGAAATTGGAAATTCTTGTTGGGATTATAAGTCTTTACGCAATTATAGGCACAGCTGCTGCTGGTAGAATCTCCGACTGGATTGGCCGCCGTTACACCATGGGCCTCGCCGCAGCATTCTTCTTCGTTGGAGCTATTCTTATGGGCTTATCTACTAACTATTCATTCCTCATGTTCGGTAGGTTCTTCGCTGGTATCGGAATCGGGTTTGCCTCATTGATTGCTCCCGTTTATACCACAGAGATTTCTCCTGCGGCCTCTCGTGGTTGCTTTACTTCATTCCCGGAG ATATTCATTAATGTGGGGATATTGCTGggttatgtttcaaattttgcgTTCTCGAAGCTCCCAACTCACTTGAGTTGGCGTTTCATGTTAGGAATTGGTGCGATTCCCTCAATCATCTTAGCAATAGTTGTGTTAATAATGCCTGAATCCCCACGTTGGCTTGTAATGAAAGGTCGAATCTCTGACGCCAAACGTATCCTCGACAGAACATCCGTCTCCATCGAAGAATCACAACAAAGACTCCTTGACATCAAACTCGCCGCAGGGATTCCTCTAAACTTCTCCGGTACAGATCACGATCCCAACCTCATCCCTCCACTCTCCAACTCCACCACCAAAGGCGAAAGCGTGTGGAAAGAACTCTTCATCCACCCAACTCCCCCCGTCCGTCATATCTTAATAGCCGCTATTGGACTCCATTTCTTCCAACAAGCCTCCGGTAACGACGGCGTCGTTCTTTACAGCCCAAGAATCTTTGAGAAGGCCGGAATCACCTCCTCTGATCACAAATTACTCGCTACAGTGGCTGTCGGAATTGTCAAAACTGCCTTCATTTTAGTTGCTACATTCTTTCTTGACAGAATGGGACGACGCCCGTGTATACTTACAAGTGTGGCGGGGCAGACAGTTTCACTGGCCACCCTAGGCTTCAGTCTAACAATCATCAATAATTCTCACGAAAAAGTCAAATGGGCTATAGTTTTGTGTATAGCTATGGtactatcaaatgtttcatTCTTCTCCATAGGATTGGGTCCTATGGCGTCAGTGTACACATCGGAGATATTCCCACTAAGGCTACGCGCTCTAGGAGTAAGTGTTGCTATAATGGCAAACAGAATTACCAGTGGAGTAGTGACAATGACGTTTTTGTCACTGTACCACGCAGTTACCATCGGCGGTGCGTTTTTCCTCTTCGCTGGGATTTCTGCAGTGAGTTGGTTGTTTTTCTATGTGGTTTTCCCGGAGACAAGAGGCCAAAACTTGGAGGATGTTGAAAAGCTTTTTGGTAATTTTCCATGGAGAATGAAGAAAAGTAAGGATACAACAAACATAGAAGTGGAACTAAGAGGATGA
- the LOC101218164 gene encoding putative polyol transporter 1 isoform X2, with translation MAMENMGNRTEFDRQIPSESTLPGKQQSLNGGEALIVIQQHFKLSDFKLETLVGVNNIYIAIGAAVAGRTSDYIGRRYTMVLAGFIFFVGAFLMGFATNYVSLMLGKSITGLGTGYALVVSPVYITEVSPTSSRGFFTSLPEVFINFGIMLGYLSSFLFSKLPIHLEWLFMVGIGIFLSMFLVAVVLMIPESPRWLVMQGQIGKAKWVLDKTSDSIEEAERRLAEIKEANGIPSGYSSYEVTPLQVSTRSNQTTKIWKELFLHPTPSIRHILIATVGLHVFQQASMINVIFVYSSTIVKQLGIKSNNHMLLVIILAGFTKTIFILVSTFLVDRIGRRPLLLTGVAGNMISLIILGFRLTRINHHSEVKLSTYWDIGLCITMILSYVAFFSIGMGPITWVYTSEIFPTKLRAQGLSAGVIVNRVTASVVTMTFLWLSNAITIGGVFYLHAGIAAMSWVFFYLLFPETQGRNLEDMEGLFGYVTPFSFFFNSSF, from the exons ATGGCCATGGAAAATATGGGCAACCGGACTGAGTTTGATCGGCAAATTCCATCTGAATCTACTCTCCCGGGAAAGC AGCAAAGCTTAAATGGAGGTGAAGCACTAATAGTCATCCAACAACACTTCAAACTCTCCGATTTCAAGCTGGAAACTCTTGTCGGTGTCAACAATATCTACATCGCCATCGGAGCCGCTGTTGCAGGTAGAACCTCTGACTATATTGGCCGCCGTTACACCATGGTTCTTGCAGGTTTCATCTTCTTCGTTGGAGCCTTTCTTATGGGCTTCGCCACCAACTATGTCTCCCTCATGCTTGGAAAATCCATCACCGGACTCGGCACAGGATACGCTTTAGTTGTATCCCCCGTATACATTACTGAGGTCTCCCCAACGTCGTCTCGTGGCTTCTTCACATCGTTGCCAGAG GTGTTTATAAACTTTGGCATAATGTTGGGATATCTCTCAAGCTTCCTTTTCTCTAAGCTTCCAATTCATCTGGAATGGTTATTCATGGTTGGAATTGGTATTTTTCTGTCGATGTTTTTAGTTGCTGTCGTTTTAATGATTCCGGAGTCACCTCGTTGGCTTGTGATGCAAGGCCAAATAGGAAAAGCCAAGTGGGTTCTTGACAAAACCTCAGACTCCATAGAAGAGGCTGAACGAAGACTCGCAGAAATCAAAGAAGCTAACGGAATACCCTCTGGCTACTCCTCATATGAGGTCACTCCTCTTCAAGTCTCAACACGTAGCAACCAAACTACGAAGATTTGGAAAGAGTTGTTCCTCCACCCAACACCATCCATCCGCCACATCTTGATTGCCACCGTAGGACTTCATGTTTTCCAACAAGCCTCTATGATAAACgttatttttgtatatagCTCCACCATTGTTAAGCAGTTGGGAATCAAATCCAACAATCATATGCTACTCGTGATCATATTGGCTGGATTCACAAAGACAATTTTCATCTTAGTCTCAACATTCTTGGTGGATAGAATTGGACGACGACCATTGCTGCTCACTGGTGTTGCAGGAAATATGATTTCTCTTATCATCCTGGGATTTAGACTCACCAGAATCAACCACCATTCAGAAGTGAAGTTGAGTACATATTGGGATATAGGATTATGTATTACAATGATATTATCATACGTGGCATTCTTCTCAATTGGAATGGGGCCTATCACATGGGTGTATACCTCAGAGATTTTTCCAACAAAGCTTCGTGCACAGGGACTGAGTGCAGGAGTGATAGTAAATAGAGTAACGGCGAGTGTGGTtacaatgacatttttgtgGCTCTCAAATGCTATTACTATTGGTGGGGTGTTCTACTTACATGCAGGGATCGCAGCAATGTCTTGGGTGTTTTTCTACCTCTTGTTTCCGGAGACACAAGGAAGGAATCTAGAGGATATGGAGGGGCTTTTTGGTTACGTTactcctttttcatttttcttcaattcatccttttaa
- the LOC101217928 gene encoding polyol transporter 5, with the protein MTYNRDEESPSPTPKKPKRNKYAFMCAILASMASILLGYDVGVMSGAAIYIKKDFQINDVQEEVMIGVINLYALIGAAAAGRTSDWIGRRYTMVLAGVIFFLGAILMGFATNYEFLMFGRFVAGIGVGYALMISPVYTAEVSPASSRGFLTSFPEVFINFGVLLGYISNFFFSKLPLHLGWRFMLGIGVFPSIFLAVVVLVMPESPRWLVMQGQVGKAKKVLDKTSDSIQESEQRLADIKSAAKIPLDSTADVVTIPKQATHGKDVWKDLFLHPTPSVRHVLIAAVGLHFFQQASGIDSVVLYSPRIFENAGIKSDSEKLLATVAVGFSKTVFILVATFLLDRVGRRPLLLTSVAGKMVSLVTLGLGLTVIEQHEDVKLTWAVGLCIAMVLCDVAFFSIGMGPIAWVYSSEIFPLKLRAQGASVGVIVNRVTSGVITMTFLSLTKAITIGGAFFLYAGIAAISLVFFYVVFPETQGKTLEDMEGLFGNLLWKFSKHRHFHKNDVGDVAQLQLHTNA; encoded by the exons ATGACTTACAACAGAGATGAAGAATCTCCTTCACCAACTCCGAAAAAGcccaaaagaaacaaatacgCTTTCATGTGTGCAATTTTAGCTTCCATGGCTTCCATATTACTCGGCTACG ATGTTGGAGTAATGAGTGGAGCTGCGATTTACATCaaaaaagattttcaaatcAACGATGTTCAGGAGGAAGTTATGATCGGCGTCATCAATCTATATGCTCTTATAGGCGCCGCCGCTGCTGGAAGAACCTCCGACTGGATTGGCCGCCGTTACACTATGGTGCTTGCTGGTGTTATCTTTTTCCTTGGAGCTATTCTCATGGGGTTCGCTACCAACTATGAGTTCCTCATGTTTGGCCGTTTTGTCGCTGGCATCGGCGTTGGATATGCCCTCATGATCTCCCCTGTCTACACGGCCGAGGTCTCTCCGGCCTCCTCTCGCGGCTTCCTCACCTCATTTCCTGAG GTGTTCATAAATTTCGGAGTATTATTGGGatacatttcaaatttcttcttctcaaagCTCCCACTTCATCTGGGCTGGCGATTCATGCTCGGAATCGGCGTATTCCCTTCAATATTCCTGGCCGTCGTGGTTTTAGTGATGCCAGAATCCCCTCGTTGGCTAGTAATGCAAGGCCAAGTCGGAAAAGCTAAAAAAGTCCTCGACAAAACCTCCGATTCCATCCAAGAATCTGAACAAAGACTCGCCGACATCAAATCCGCCGCCAAAATCCCCCTCGATTCCACCGCCGACGTCGTTACCATCCCAAAACAGGCCACCCACGGCAAAGACGTTTGGAAAGACCTCTTCCTCCACCCAACTCCCTCCGTCCGCCACGTCTTAATCGCTGCCGTCGGACTCCATTTCTTCCAACAAGCCTCCGGCATCGACTCTGTGGTTCTCTACAGCCCAAGAATCTTCGAAAACGCCGGAATAAAATCGGATTCCGAAAAGCTCCTGGCGACGGTCGCAGTTGGATTCTCAAAAACCGTGTTCATCCTAGTGGCGACATTCCTTCTGGACCGCGTGGGACGAAGGCCGTTGCTTCTCACAAGTGTAGCCGGGAAGATGGTATCGCTTGTGACGTTGGGATTGGGGTTAACGGTAATTGAACAACACGAAGACGTGAAGCTGACGTGGGCAGTAGGGTTGTGTATTGCAATGGTGTTGTGTGACGTGGCGTTTTTTTCTATTGGAATGGGACCCATCGCGTGGGTTTATAGTTCGGAGATATTTCCTTTGAAGCTAAGGGCTCAAGGGGCGAGTGTTGGAGTGATTGTGAATCGAGTTACGAGTGGGGTTATTACGATGACGTTTTTGTCCCTCACCAAGGCTATTACTATCGGTGGAGCGTTTTTCCTCTACGCTGGAATTGCTGCCATTTCCTTGGTGTTTTTCTACGTTGTTTTTCCCGAGACGCAAGGGAAGACCTTGGAAGACATGGAGGGGCTTTTTGGTAATTTGCTATGGAAGTTTTCCAAACACAGGCACTTTCACAAAAACGACGTCGGAGATGTCGCTCAGCTCCAATTACACACAAATgcctaa
- the LOC101218164 gene encoding putative polyol transporter 1 isoform X1, translating to MAMENMGNRTEFDRQIPSESTLPGKRKRNRYALMCAIFASTTSILLGYEQSLNGGEALIVIQQHFKLSDFKLETLVGVNNIYIAIGAAVAGRTSDYIGRRYTMVLAGFIFFVGAFLMGFATNYVSLMLGKSITGLGTGYALVVSPVYITEVSPTSSRGFFTSLPEVFINFGIMLGYLSSFLFSKLPIHLEWLFMVGIGIFLSMFLVAVVLMIPESPRWLVMQGQIGKAKWVLDKTSDSIEEAERRLAEIKEANGIPSGYSSYEVTPLQVSTRSNQTTKIWKELFLHPTPSIRHILIATVGLHVFQQASMINVIFVYSSTIVKQLGIKSNNHMLLVIILAGFTKTIFILVSTFLVDRIGRRPLLLTGVAGNMISLIILGFRLTRINHHSEVKLSTYWDIGLCITMILSYVAFFSIGMGPITWVYTSEIFPTKLRAQGLSAGVIVNRVTASVVTMTFLWLSNAITIGGVFYLHAGIAAMSWVFFYLLFPETQGRNLEDMEGLFGYVTPFSFFFNSSF from the exons ATGGCCATGGAAAATATGGGCAACCGGACTGAGTTTGATCGGCAAATTCCATCTGAATCTACTCTCCCGGGAAAGCGTAAGAGAAACAGATATGCTCTTATGTGtgctatttttgcttccaccaCTTCAATCCTACTGGGTTACg AGCAAAGCTTAAATGGAGGTGAAGCACTAATAGTCATCCAACAACACTTCAAACTCTCCGATTTCAAGCTGGAAACTCTTGTCGGTGTCAACAATATCTACATCGCCATCGGAGCCGCTGTTGCAGGTAGAACCTCTGACTATATTGGCCGCCGTTACACCATGGTTCTTGCAGGTTTCATCTTCTTCGTTGGAGCCTTTCTTATGGGCTTCGCCACCAACTATGTCTCCCTCATGCTTGGAAAATCCATCACCGGACTCGGCACAGGATACGCTTTAGTTGTATCCCCCGTATACATTACTGAGGTCTCCCCAACGTCGTCTCGTGGCTTCTTCACATCGTTGCCAGAG GTGTTTATAAACTTTGGCATAATGTTGGGATATCTCTCAAGCTTCCTTTTCTCTAAGCTTCCAATTCATCTGGAATGGTTATTCATGGTTGGAATTGGTATTTTTCTGTCGATGTTTTTAGTTGCTGTCGTTTTAATGATTCCGGAGTCACCTCGTTGGCTTGTGATGCAAGGCCAAATAGGAAAAGCCAAGTGGGTTCTTGACAAAACCTCAGACTCCATAGAAGAGGCTGAACGAAGACTCGCAGAAATCAAAGAAGCTAACGGAATACCCTCTGGCTACTCCTCATATGAGGTCACTCCTCTTCAAGTCTCAACACGTAGCAACCAAACTACGAAGATTTGGAAAGAGTTGTTCCTCCACCCAACACCATCCATCCGCCACATCTTGATTGCCACCGTAGGACTTCATGTTTTCCAACAAGCCTCTATGATAAACgttatttttgtatatagCTCCACCATTGTTAAGCAGTTGGGAATCAAATCCAACAATCATATGCTACTCGTGATCATATTGGCTGGATTCACAAAGACAATTTTCATCTTAGTCTCAACATTCTTGGTGGATAGAATTGGACGACGACCATTGCTGCTCACTGGTGTTGCAGGAAATATGATTTCTCTTATCATCCTGGGATTTAGACTCACCAGAATCAACCACCATTCAGAAGTGAAGTTGAGTACATATTGGGATATAGGATTATGTATTACAATGATATTATCATACGTGGCATTCTTCTCAATTGGAATGGGGCCTATCACATGGGTGTATACCTCAGAGATTTTTCCAACAAAGCTTCGTGCACAGGGACTGAGTGCAGGAGTGATAGTAAATAGAGTAACGGCGAGTGTGGTtacaatgacatttttgtgGCTCTCAAATGCTATTACTATTGGTGGGGTGTTCTACTTACATGCAGGGATCGCAGCAATGTCTTGGGTGTTTTTCTACCTCTTGTTTCCGGAGACACAAGGAAGGAATCTAGAGGATATGGAGGGGCTTTTTGGTTACGTTactcctttttcatttttcttcaattcatccttttaa
- the LOC101218401 gene encoding polyol transporter 5 → MNKNPFLLSSSAPMAHGKDETTFSISDQSAPPAAKRWNSYAFVCSTMASMASVLLGYDIGVMSGAAIFIQEDFKISDLQVEILVGIISLYSILGSIAAGRTSDWIGRRYTMGIAAAFFLVGAVLMGLATNYAFLMFGRFFAGVGTGFAGLIAPVYTAEISPASSRGCYTTFPEIFINVGILLGYVSNFAFSKLPTNLSWRLMLGVGLIPSIGLVIIVLVMPESPRWLVMKGRIEEAKRVLDKTSLSIQESQQRLLDIKNAAGTDDVNAVVPVSTPHKQGRSVWKELFIHPTPSVRHILIAALGLHFFQQASGSDSVVLYSPRIFEKAGITSSDHKLLATIAVGIVKGSFILVATFLLDRVGRRPLILTSVAGQTISLVILGISLTIINNSEVKVKWAIVLCITTVLSNMAFFSIGLGPMAPVYTSEIFPLRLRALGVSVSVTLNRIVSGVVAMTFLSLYHALTIGGAFFLYAGIAAVSWLFFFLVFPETRGQNLEDIEALFGNFPWRSKKNKDAAMEVELEG, encoded by the exons ATGAACAAAAACccttttttgctttcttcttcaGCACCAATGGCTCACGGGAAAGATGAAACGACCTTCTCAATTTCTGATCAGTCTGCTCCTCCTGCAGCGAAACGTTGGAACAGTTATGCTTTTGTTTGTTCAACCATGGCTTCCATGGCTTCTGTCTTACTCGGTTACG ATATTGGTGTAATGAGTGGAGCAGCGATTTTCATTCAAGAGGATTTTAAGATCTCCGACCTCCAAGTGGAAATTCTTGTTGGGATTATTAGTCTTTACTCTATTCTAGGCTCGATCGCAGCCGGGAGAACGTCGGATTGGATTGGCCGACGTTACACGATGGGCATTGCTGCAGCCTTCTTTCTTGTGGGAGCTGTTCTCATGGGCTTGGCTACCAACTACGCATTTCTCATGTTCGGGCGGTTCTTTGCGGGCGTAGGCACCGGGTTTGCTGGATTGATTGCTCCTGTTTATACAGCTGAGATTTCTCCGGCGAGCTCTCGCGGTTGCTATACCACATTTCCTGAG ATATTCATCAATGTGGGGATATTGCTCGGTTATGTTTCGAATTTTGCATTCTCCAAGCTCCCAACTAACTTGAGTTGGCGACTCATGCTAGGAGTTGGCCTAATACCCTCTATCGGATTAGTGATAATTGTCCTAGTAATGCCTGAATCACCACGTTGGCTTGTTATGAAAGGCCGAATCGAAGAAGCCAAACGAGTCCTCGATAAAACATCCCTCTCCATTCAAGAATCTCAACAAAGACTCCTCGATATAAAAAACGCCGCGGGTACAGACGACGTCAATGCCGTTGTTCCAGTTTCGACTCCCCACAAACAAGGCAGAAGCGTTTGGAAAGAACTCTTTATCCACCCAACTCCGTCTGTCCGCCATATCTTGATTGCTGCTCTTGGACTCCATTTCTTCCAACAAGCCTCCGGTAGCGATAGTGTCGTTCTTTACAGTCCAAGAATCTTCGAGAAGGCTGGAATCACCTCCTCTGATCACAAATTACTGGCCACTATCGCCGTCGGAATCGTCAAAGGCAGCTTCATTTTAGTAGCCACATTCCTCCTGGATCGAGTGGGACGCCGACCGTTGATCCTCACCAGTGTTGCTGGCCAAACAATTTCACTCGTCATTCTAGGAATCAGTTTAACAATCATCAATAATTCAGAGGTGAAAGTGAAGTGGGCTATAGTACTATGTATAACAACAGTACTGTCCAATATGGCATTTTTCTCAATAGGACTAGGCCCCATGGCGCCAGTTTACACGTCCGAGATATTTCCGTTACGCCTGCGCGCTCTTGGAGTGAGTGTGTCTGTGACCTTAAATAGAATTGTAAGTGGAGTTGTTGCAATGACGTTTTTGTCTCTGTACCATGCGCTTACCATTGGCGGCGCGTTTTTTCTATACGCCGGGATTGCAGCCGTGAGTTggctatttttctttctggtTTTCCCGGAGACAAGAGGTCAAAATTTGGAGGATATCGAAGCGCTTTTTGGTAATTTCCCTTGgagatcaaagaaaaataaggatgCAGCCATGGAAGTGGAACTAGAAGGATGA